CCGCGATCCAGGGCGGGGTGTTTGGCGGCGCCACCGATATGGCGCTGGCCTGCGATTTCCGCGTCGGCGGTGCCAACAGCCAGATGTTCATGCCCGCCGCGCGGCTGGGCCTGCATTTCTACGGCTCGGGCCTGGAGCGCTATGTAACCCGGCTGGGCCTGGATACGGCCAAGCGCCTGTTTCTGACCTGCGAGAAGCTGCAGGCCCAGGCGATGAAGGACTGCGGCTTTCTGACCGATCTGGCGGACGGCGCAGATATCGGCGAGCGCGTGGCGCAGCTGCAGGCCACGCTGTCCGGCATGGCGCCGCTAGCCTTGCTGGGCATGAAGAAGCACCTCAACGCCATTGCCCGCGGCGTGCATGACAAGGCCGGCATCGATGCTGCCGTGCAGGCCACCATCGAATCGGCCGATCTGAAGGAAGGCGGCGCGGCCTGGCGCGAGAAGCGCCAGCCTTTGTTTACCGGGCGTTAGGCCACTGTCTCTGCCTTGGCCAGGTATTCCCTGGCAAAGCCCTCGTACCAGTCCAGGCAGCCGGGGTTGGCCATGGCGTCCTTGTTGACCACCTTGGCCAGGGGCTGGCCCAGCAGCAGCTTCTTGATGGGCAGCTCCTGCTTCTTGCCGCTGAGCGTGCGCGGGATCTCGGCCACGGCAAAGATATCGTCGGGCACAAAGCGGGGCGACAGCGCCGAGCGGATGGCCTTGTTGATGCGCTCGCGCAGGGCCGCATCCAGCTCCACGCCGGGTCGCAGGGCGACAAACAGCGGCATGTAGCTGTCCTTGCCCAGATATTCCAGGTCCACCACCATGCTGTCCAGCACCTCGGGCAGGGCCTCGACGGCGCTGTAGATCTCGCTGGTGCCCATGCGCAGGCCGTGGCGGTTGATGGTGGCGTCGCTGCGGCCGTAGATGATGCAGCCGCCCTCGCCGAGCAGCTTGATCCAGTCGCCATGACGCCAGACCGGCCCCATCTCTGCCGGGCCGTCACCGCCGCCGGGTTGGCGGCCATGACCGGCCGGATACATGTCGAAATAGCTGGACAGATAACGTTTCCCGAATGGATCGCCCCCACGCTCCCCCACTGGGTGTGGGTCGCTGCCCCTAAGCCGGGCGCCCCCCGAGGGGGCCTTCGCACCTTGAGGCGACTCGGCGGTGCTCACGTCCCCCCATAGAAACAGCGGCATGGATGGAATGGGCTGGGTGCAGACCAGCTCGCCGACCTCGTCCATCACGGGCTGGCCCTCTTCGTTCCAGGCCTCGACGGCCGCGCCCAGCTGGCGGCATTGCATGACGCCGGGCACCAGCGGCAGATCGCGGTTGCCACCGATGAAGGCCCCCGCGAAGTCGGTGCCGCCCGACAGGTTGTTCCACCAGATGTCGCCCCCACGCTCCCCCAAGGGGGCCGACGGCCCGGCGCCGCTCATCTGCCGGATCTTGCGGAACTGATCCGTGCCCCACTGCTGCACCTCGGCAGACAGCGGCGAGCCCGTGCTGCCCAGCCCGCGTATGCGTGACAGATCGCCGCAGGCCGACAGATCGACACTGGCCTTCATGCAGTTGGCGTAGAAGGCCGCCCCTGAGCCAAAGCTGGTCACGCCGGTCTCGGCCGCGAAGCGCCACAGCGTGCCCCAGTCGGGCTTGTCCTTGCTGCCGCCGGGGCTGCCGTCAAAGATCACGCAGGTTGTGCCCCCCAGCAGGCCCGAGACCTGGGCATTCCACATCACCCAGCCCGTGGAGCTGTACCAGTGGTAGCGCTCGCCCCAGCTGTTGGGCTCGTAGCTGCAGCCGATGTCGTTGTGCAGACCCTTGAGCTGCAGGGCCACCAGCACCATGCCGCCATGACCGTGGACTATGGGCTTGGGCAGGCCCGTAGTGCCGCTGGAGTAGACGATCCACAGCGGATGGTCGAACGCCAGCCATTCGGGCTCAAAGGCAGCGGTATCAGCATCATTTCTCGCGGTAACGCTTGTGTAGTCTGCGGTGTCAGCTATCTTTATCGAGGTATTCAGATTGGGCACCAGCACCACGTGCTGCACGCTGGGCAGGCCCTGGCGCAGCTCCTGCAGGACCTCGCGGCGGTCTATGTCCTTGCCTGCGTAATGCACGCCGTCCACGGCGATCAGCGCCTTGGGCGCTATCTGCTTGAAGCGGTCGAGCACGGCATGAGTGCCCATGTCGGGTGCGCAGATGCTCCAGATGGCGCCCAGGCTGGCACAGGCCAGAAAGGCGACCATGGCCTCGGGAATATTGGGCAGATAGGCCGCGACGCGGTCGCCCTTGGCGACGCCCTGGGCGCGCAGATGCAGGGCCAGGGACGCCACCTGATGCTGCAGCTCGGGCCAGCTCAGCTCGCGCTGCAGGCCCTGCTCGTTGCGGCTGATGACGGCCGGCATGCCGGCGGCATGGGCCGGCTGGACATGGCGCAACACCTGCTGCACATAGTTCACCTGCGCGCCAGGGAACCACTGCGCACCGGGCATGGTGTTGCTGGCCAGCACCGCGCTGTGTGCTGTGGGCGACTGCAGATCGAAGTAATCCCAGATGCTTTGCCAGAAGGCATCGAGATCGCTGGTCGACCAGCGCCACAGCGCGTCATAGTCGGCGAAGCTCAGGCCGCGCGTCTCACGCAGCCAGTTCTGGTACAGCCGGATCTGGGGAATATAGGGGGCGGTGTTGGGGGAGGCACAGGACATGGCCTCAGCCTAGCGCTGCAGTCCGTGCAAGTCATTGGTGGTGGCCCCCGCAGATGTCACCTGTGCAGCACGGATGCGCGGTCAAACCGACACGACTTGCGCAAATCAGGTTTGGGCAAGAACTTTGCATCAGGGTTGCGGCCTTGGTGCATCCTTGTTTGCGTAAGTCCTCACCGATAATCGGGGCCTGTCTACACCGTCAACGGCGCATGCCGGCGACCCGCACCCCATGTCCGCTTTGCCCACCCGCGTGCTGGCCGTCATTCCGCCGATGACGCAGCTCAACACTCCCTACCCCTCCACGGCCTATCTGACCGGCTTTCTGCGCTCGCGCGGCATCACCGCCATGCAGGAAGACCTGGCCCTGGCCCTGGTGCTGCAGCTGCTCTCGCCAGATGGCCTGCGCGCCGTGGCCGAGCGCATCCGGAGCCTGCCTGCCAGGCAGCACACGCCTGCCGTGCAGTCCTTTGTCGCACAGCAGGAGCGCTATCTGGCCACGATTGCGCCCACGATTGCGTTTTTGCAGGGGCGAGACTCCACGCTGGCCCACCGCATCGTGGGGCGCCACTTTCTGCCCGAAGGCCCGCGCTTTGCCACGCTCGATGTGTATGAGGACGAGGAAGGCGGCGATCCGCTGGGCTGGGCTTTCGGGGCCCTGGGACTGCACGACAAGGCCAAGCATCTGGCCACGCTTTACCTCAACGATCTGGCCGATGTGCTGCGCGATGCCGTGGACGAGCGCTTCGAGTTCGTGCGCTATGCCGAGTCGCTGGCCGGCAGCCAGCCCACTTTCGATCCGCTGGCCAATGCCCTTGCGGCAGAGCCCAATCTGGTGGACGAGGTGCTGGAGCGCCTGACGCTGGAGGCCGTGGAGCGTCACCAGCCCACGGTGGTTCTGCTGTCCGTGCCCTTTCCGGGCTCGGCCTATGCGGCGTTCCGCATTGCCCAGACCATCAAGCGGCGCTTCCCGCAGATTGCCACCGTGCTGGGCGGCGGCTTTGTCAACACCGAGCTGCGCGAGCTGGCAGAGCCGCGCGTGTTCGACTACTTCGACTTCGTGACGCTGGATGCGGGCGAACGCCCGCTGCTGGCGCTGCTCGAGCATCTGCGCGGCGAGCGCGGCAGATCGCGCCTGGTGCGCACCTTTGTGCGCGGCGACGACGGCAAGGTGCAGTACGTGAACATGATGGAGTCCGACATCGCGTTTGCCGAGGTCGGCACGCCCACCTGGGACGGCCTGCCGCTGGACCGATACCTGTCGCTGCTGGACATGCTCAACCCCATGCACCGTCTGTGGAGCGACGGGCGCTGGAACAAGCTCACCGTGGCCCATGGCTGCTACTGGAAGAAGTGCAGCTTCTGCGATGTCAGCCTGGACTATATCGGGCGCTACGAGGGCGCCAGCGCCGCCGTGCTGGCCGACCGCATCGAAGCCATCGTCGCCGAGACCGGCCAGACCGGCTTTCACTTTGTCGATGAGGCCGCACCGCCCAAGGCGCTCAAGGCGCTGTCGCAGGAGCTGATTGCGCGCAACGCCGGCATCTCCTGGTGGGGCAATGTGCGCTTCGAGAAAACCTTCACACCCGAGCTGGCCGAGCTGATGGCCGACAGCGGCTGTATCGCGATTTCGGGTGGTCTGGAAGTGGCATCCGACCGGCTGCTGGCGCTGATGAAAAAAGGCGTGACCGTGGACCAGGTGGCACTCGTGACCAAGGCGTTCTCGGAGGCCGGCATTCTGGTCCATGCCTATCTGATGTACGGCTTTCCGACGCAGACCGTTCAGGACACGGTGGACGCGCTCGAGTATGTGCGCCAGCTGTTTCTCAACGGTTGCATTCAAAGCGGCTTCTTTCACCGCTTCAGCTGCACCGTGCACTCGCCCGTAGGCCTCAACCCCGAGGAATACGGCATCGAGCTGCCGCCGCTGCCCGAGGGCAACTTTGCCAAGAATGACCGCCCCTTCATCGACCCCACGGGCGTCGATCACGATGCCCTGGGCGCGGCGCTCAAGAAGGCCATCTACAACTTCATGCACGGCATCGGGCTGGAGGAGGATGTGCGCATGTGGTTCCCGTTCAAGGTGCCCAAGCCCACGGTCAAGCGCGACCGCATTGCGCGTGCGCTGCAGCAGAAGCAGTGAATTTGATAGCTGCTAGCGCTTGCTGATAAACAACTTTAGATCTGTTTATTGATTAATTCATTGACGGTATTGCGCTGCAAGCTATGTATTTGATAGTTTGCCCTTGTACAGCCGTTTTCCAGCGTGTGCGAGAGACCACAGTCCCTGGTTTACCAGTGCTTGCACGGCCCCAGCGGGCAAGCACTGCTTGCCATAATCTGCTCCGTTTTTGATATCTCCAAGGAGCGATGGGATGGGAATGTTTCAATGGACGGAGCGATCGTCCGATGTCTTGCAGGGCGGTGGCGTCATCGGCCCCGATGAGCGACTGCCCTGGACGCAGACCGGTTTGATGGGTATCCAGCACGTGATCGCCATGTTCGGCTCCACGGTGCTGGCCCCCATCCTCATGGGGTTCGATCCCAATCTGGCGGTGTTGATGAGCGGTATCGGCACGCTGATCTTCTTTCTTATCACCGGCGGCAAGGTGCCCAGCTATCTGGGCTCTTCCTTTGCCTTCATCGGCGTGGTCAACATCGCCACCGGCTATGTGGCCAGCCAGGGACCTGCCAACGCCAATATCGGCGTGGCGCTGGGCGGCATCATTGCCTGCGGCTTTGTCTACATGCTGGTCGGCCTGCTGGTGCAGATGGTGGGCACGGCCTGGATCGAACGCTTCATGCCACCCGTGGTGACGGGCGCCGTGGTGGCCATCATCGGCCTGAACCTGGCCTCGATTCCCATCAAGAACATGGCGTCCAACAACTTCGAATCCTGGATGCAGGCGCTGACCTTTGTGTCCGTGGCGCTGGTGGCCGTGTTCACGCGCGGCATGCTGCAGCGCCTGCTGATTCTGATCGGCCTGATCATTGCCAGCGTGCTCTACGCCGTCTTCACCAACGGCCTGGGCTGGGGCAAGCCCGTGGATCTGAGCGGCGTGCTCAATGCCGCCTGGTTCGGCATTCCCAGCTTCCATGCGCCGGTATTCACCAGCAACGCCATGCTGCTGATCGTGCCCGTGGTCATCATTCTGGTGGCCGAGAACCTGGGCCATATCAAGGCCGTGACGGCCATGACGGGCAAGAACCTGGACCAGTACATGGGCCGGGCCTTCATCGGTGACGGTGTGGCCACCATGGTCTCCGGCGCAGCCGGCGGCACGGGCGTTACCACCTATGCCGAAAACATCGGCGTGATGGCGGCGACCCGCATCTACTCCACGGCCGTGTTCTTTGTGGCGGCCCTGCTGGCCGTGCTGCTGGGCTTTTCGCCCAAGTTCGGTGCACTGATCCAGGCCATTCCCCTGCCCGTCATGGGCGGTGTCTCCATCGTGGTGTTCGGCCTGATCGCCATTGCCGGTGCCAAGATCTGGGTGGACAACAAGGTCGACTTTTCCGACACCAAGAATCTGATCGTGGCTGCCATCACCCTGATTCTGGGTACCGGAGAATTCACGCTGAGGTTCGGCGAATTCGCGCTGGGCGGCATCGGCTGCGCCACTTTCGGCGCCATCATCCTGTACGCACTGCTGGCCATGGGCGAGCGCAAATCTGAAACCAAGGTACAGGCCAGGTGAGTGCCAACATGTAATCGAGGGAACATTCCCCTGACAGCAGCGCGGGGCCTTTGCCGAGAATCCTGGTATTAATGTTCCGCGCTGGTAACATTTCTCGCTGGAGATATGCCGCCCTACCCGGGCGGTTTTTTTTAGTTGGAGCATGCAATGTCCATCGCAGATCGCGTACGTTACCCAGAATTCCTCTCGCGCGTCATGACGGCCGAAGAGGCAGCCGCCCTGATTCCCCACGGTGTCAATGTCGGCATGAGCGGCTTCACCGGAGCCGGCTACCCCAAGGCATTGCCCCAGGCCATTGCGGCCCGCGCCAAGGCCGAGCATGCCCAGGGCAAGCCCTACAAGATCAATGTCTGGACCGGCGCGTCAACCGCCGCCGAGTGCGACGGCGTGATGGCCGAAGCCCATGCCCTGGGTCAGCGTCTGCCCTTCAACACCGACCCCATCGCGCGCAAGGCCGTCAACGCGGGCGAGATCGATTTCATCGACATGCATCTGTCCCACGTGGCGCAGCATGCCTGGTTCGGCTTTCTGGGCCACATGAACGTCGCCGTGATCGAGGTGCTGGGCGTGACCGCCGACGGCCTGCTGATCCCTTCGACGGCCGTGGGCAACAACAAGACCTGGCTGGAGATTGCCGACAAGGTGATTCTGGAGGTCAACACCAAGCCGCCTGCCCGGATGGAGGGCATGCACGACATCTACTACGGCACGGCCATCCCGCCGCGCCGCATGCCCATCAACATGACGCATGCCGACGACCGTATCGGCGATGCCTACCTGAAGGTGGACCCCGCCAAGGTCGTGGCCGTGGTCGAGACCCACAAGGGCGACCGCGACAATGTGTTTGCCACACCGGACGAAAACTCTCAAAGAATAGCTGGCTACATCATCGACTTCCTGGCCCACGAGATGAAGATGGGCCGCCTGCCCAAGGAAATGCTGCCCATCCAGTCGGGCGTGGGCAATGTGGCCAATGCCGTGCTGGCCGGACTGCTGACCGGCCCGTTCGAGAACCTGCTGGGCTTTACCGAAGTGCTGCAGGACGGCATGCTGGATCTGCTGCGCGCAGGCAAGATGAGCAAGGCCTCGGCTACCTCCATCTCGTTGTCTGCGGCAGCCTGCAAGGACTTCGAGGACAACATCGACTTCTACCGCGAGCGCATCATCCTGCGTCCGCAGGAAATCTCCAACCATCCCGAACTGGTGCGCCGCCTGGGCATCATCGCCATGAACTCGATGATCGAAGCCGACATCTACGGCAACATCAACTCCACGCATGTCATGGGCACGGGCATGATGAACGGCATCGGCGGCTCGGGCGACTTTGCCCGCAACGGCTATCTGTCCTTCTTCGTCACGCCTTCGGTGGCCAAGGACGGCAAGATCAGCTGCATCGTGCCCATGTGCTCGCATGTGGACCACACCGAGCATGACACCCAGATCATCGTCACCGAGCAAGGTCTGGCCGATCTGCGCGGCCTGTCGCCCAAGCAGCGTGCGCAAGTCATCATCGACCAATGCGTCCATCCGGACTACCGCGCCCAGCTGCAGGACTATTTCGACCGCTCGCGCCAGCAGGGTGCACAGCACACGCCCCATATCCTGACCGAGGCGCTGTCCTGGCATCAGCGCTTCATGGACAAGGGCGATATGCGTAGCTGCGCTACCCCCTGAGCCGCTGCGCCTGGGCGGCCCCGCGGCTTCCCCCAAGGGGGACGACACCCTCGCTGCGGGGCGGCCCTTGCTGGGTGTCTCTGGCTTGGGGCGGGGGTGGATTGGGAGCTGCTGCCTAGTCCGCTTGGTGCTGGCGTTGGCGGCTCCAAGTCCTTAGCATCGAAGGACGCTCTGCAAGGAGCGTCCTTTTTTCATGCACCACAAGGACTGGTATGGCGATCTGGACCCGAGAGCTCGATCTGAAAGCGCTGAACGCAGGCAGCGCAAACACTGCAATTTCCCATCTGGGCATTGAGTTCACCGAATACGGCGACGACTATGTGCGCGCCCGCATCCATGTGGATGAACGCACCTGCCAGCCCTATGGCATTTTGCACGGCGGTGTCAGCGTGGTGCTGGCCGAGACGCTGGGGTCGATGGCTGCGGCCTGCAGCATTCCCGAAGGCTACCGCTGCGTGGGCCTCGGCGTGACCGCCAGCCATGTGCGCGCAGGCCGCAAAGGCAGCTGGATCACCGCCACGGCGCGGCCCACGCACCTCGGGCGCACCACGCATGTCTGGGCGGTGGAGCTGCGCGATGAGGAAGGCAAGCTGACCTGCAACTGCAGCCTGACGATGGCTATCCTGCCGCCCGAGGCAGCGAAGAATGTGCGACTGGATGCGGCTTCGTTGGGTGGGGTGCAGTAGGCTTTTGTTTGCGAGACCGCTTTGTTTTTAGGGCAGAGGCCGGGACTCGCCCCGGCAGGCGAGTTACCTTTCTTGCTCGCACAAGAAACGTAACCCAAAGAATGCGACCCGGATGTCTGCGTCCCTGCGCTTCGCTCCGGGCAAACCTGTGTCACGCAATTCAGACCGCGGTGCGGCAAAACTCGCTGTGTGCTGGCGCACTTCGCTCAAACACGTTGCCGCAAGTCAGAGCACGAAGCATTGGCACTCTTCGGTGCCAATGCCCGCAGCCTGAACTGCGTGCCGCAGGCGCAGCCAGACGGGTGAAAGCGGGATCGGACGGCCTGCGAGAGTTATGACGAAATTGGCTTCTAGCGCTTATACAGATTGCGGTAGCAGCTATCA
This DNA window, taken from Comamonas testosteroni TK102, encodes the following:
- a CDS encoding enoyl-CoA hydratase/isomerase family protein translates to MSPELSIQGACARITLRRPEVANKLLPEDLSVLRRQIDEVNANPAVLVLTLQAVGKHFCSGYDIAEIANSQNEGSSFGEMVDAVENCRAVTIAAIQGGVFGGATDMALACDFRVGGANSQMFMPAARLGLHFYGSGLERYVTRLGLDTAKRLFLTCEKLQAQAMKDCGFLTDLADGADIGERVAQLQATLSGMAPLALLGMKKHLNAIARGVHDKAGIDAAVQATIESADLKEGGAAWREKRQPLFTGR
- a CDS encoding acetoacetate--CoA ligase; the protein is MSCASPNTAPYIPQIRLYQNWLRETRGLSFADYDALWRWSTSDLDAFWQSIWDYFDLQSPTAHSAVLASNTMPGAQWFPGAQVNYVQQVLRHVQPAHAAGMPAVISRNEQGLQRELSWPELQHQVASLALHLRAQGVAKGDRVAAYLPNIPEAMVAFLACASLGAIWSICAPDMGTHAVLDRFKQIAPKALIAVDGVHYAGKDIDRREVLQELRQGLPSVQHVVLVPNLNTSIKIADTADYTSVTARNDADTAAFEPEWLAFDHPLWIVYSSGTTGLPKPIVHGHGGMVLVALQLKGLHNDIGCSYEPNSWGERYHWYSSTGWVMWNAQVSGLLGGTTCVIFDGSPGGSKDKPDWGTLWRFAAETGVTSFGSGAAFYANCMKASVDLSACGDLSRIRGLGSTGSPLSAEVQQWGTDQFRKIRQMSGAGPSAPLGERGGDIWWNNLSGGTDFAGAFIGGNRDLPLVPGVMQCRQLGAAVEAWNEEGQPVMDEVGELVCTQPIPSMPLFLWGDVSTAESPQGAKAPSGGARLRGSDPHPVGERGGDPFGKRYLSSYFDMYPAGHGRQPGGGDGPAEMGPVWRHGDWIKLLGEGGCIIYGRSDATINRHGLRMGTSEIYSAVEALPEVLDSMVVDLEYLGKDSYMPLFVALRPGVELDAALRERINKAIRSALSPRFVPDDIFAVAEIPRTLSGKKQELPIKKLLLGQPLAKVVNKDAMANPGCLDWYEGFAREYLAKAETVA
- a CDS encoding B12-binding domain-containing radical SAM protein, with translation MSALPTRVLAVIPPMTQLNTPYPSTAYLTGFLRSRGITAMQEDLALALVLQLLSPDGLRAVAERIRSLPARQHTPAVQSFVAQQERYLATIAPTIAFLQGRDSTLAHRIVGRHFLPEGPRFATLDVYEDEEGGDPLGWAFGALGLHDKAKHLATLYLNDLADVLRDAVDERFEFVRYAESLAGSQPTFDPLANALAAEPNLVDEVLERLTLEAVERHQPTVVLLSVPFPGSAYAAFRIAQTIKRRFPQIATVLGGGFVNTELRELAEPRVFDYFDFVTLDAGERPLLALLEHLRGERGRSRLVRTFVRGDDGKVQYVNMMESDIAFAEVGTPTWDGLPLDRYLSLLDMLNPMHRLWSDGRWNKLTVAHGCYWKKCSFCDVSLDYIGRYEGASAAVLADRIEAIVAETGQTGFHFVDEAAPPKALKALSQELIARNAGISWWGNVRFEKTFTPELAELMADSGCIAISGGLEVASDRLLALMKKGVTVDQVALVTKAFSEAGILVHAYLMYGFPTQTVQDTVDALEYVRQLFLNGCIQSGFFHRFSCTVHSPVGLNPEEYGIELPPLPEGNFAKNDRPFIDPTGVDHDALGAALKKAIYNFMHGIGLEEDVRMWFPFKVPKPTVKRDRIARALQQKQ
- a CDS encoding solute carrier family 23 protein translates to MGMFQWTERSSDVLQGGGVIGPDERLPWTQTGLMGIQHVIAMFGSTVLAPILMGFDPNLAVLMSGIGTLIFFLITGGKVPSYLGSSFAFIGVVNIATGYVASQGPANANIGVALGGIIACGFVYMLVGLLVQMVGTAWIERFMPPVVTGAVVAIIGLNLASIPIKNMASNNFESWMQALTFVSVALVAVFTRGMLQRLLILIGLIIASVLYAVFTNGLGWGKPVDLSGVLNAAWFGIPSFHAPVFTSNAMLLIVPVVIILVAENLGHIKAVTAMTGKNLDQYMGRAFIGDGVATMVSGAAGGTGVTTYAENIGVMAATRIYSTAVFFVAALLAVLLGFSPKFGALIQAIPLPVMGGVSIVVFGLIAIAGAKIWVDNKVDFSDTKNLIVAAITLILGTGEFTLRFGEFALGGIGCATFGAIILYALLAMGERKSETKVQAR
- a CDS encoding acetyl-CoA hydrolase/transferase family protein codes for the protein MSIADRVRYPEFLSRVMTAEEAAALIPHGVNVGMSGFTGAGYPKALPQAIAARAKAEHAQGKPYKINVWTGASTAAECDGVMAEAHALGQRLPFNTDPIARKAVNAGEIDFIDMHLSHVAQHAWFGFLGHMNVAVIEVLGVTADGLLIPSTAVGNNKTWLEIADKVILEVNTKPPARMEGMHDIYYGTAIPPRRMPINMTHADDRIGDAYLKVDPAKVVAVVETHKGDRDNVFATPDENSQRIAGYIIDFLAHEMKMGRLPKEMLPIQSGVGNVANAVLAGLLTGPFENLLGFTEVLQDGMLDLLRAGKMSKASATSISLSAAACKDFEDNIDFYRERIILRPQEISNHPELVRRLGIIAMNSMIEADIYGNINSTHVMGTGMMNGIGGSGDFARNGYLSFFVTPSVAKDGKISCIVPMCSHVDHTEHDTQIIVTEQGLADLRGLSPKQRAQVIIDQCVHPDYRAQLQDYFDRSRQQGAQHTPHILTEALSWHQRFMDKGDMRSCATP
- a CDS encoding PaaI family thioesterase, translated to MAIWTRELDLKALNAGSANTAISHLGIEFTEYGDDYVRARIHVDERTCQPYGILHGGVSVVLAETLGSMAAACSIPEGYRCVGLGVTASHVRAGRKGSWITATARPTHLGRTTHVWAVELRDEEGKLTCNCSLTMAILPPEAAKNVRLDAASLGGVQ